The proteins below are encoded in one region of Syntrophotalea carbinolica DSM 2380:
- a CDS encoding sensor domain-containing protein: MSDSPAKKSLRPEEPAPHTSQVPTGSFECPICARDFAGSGVSEGTFQETGALHLAFMESSIDGIVIMDGASGGVVEANAAFAEMLGYSMEELRRLHVWDWDAQWSKDELRLIIANTGFSNQRFETRHRRKDGQILDVEISATKIQWLDKLFVFCVVKDISQQKLQQQRLQQELTLWQLLMERSKGGIAVIDGETLKVLDVNPAFAEMLGYEPGEMLGMHPWEWDACRSRAQIESRAFSSQVSYEEYFFETIMKRKDGTLRNVEVNSLPMMVGDRKHVFCLCRDITERCEANKALLAREQDFRSLAENAPDAIVRYDRQLRRLYINPVLERLLGQDKATLLGKPFENHAPVDMTAYQDALEKTFQTGLQQVTEVQYPLPDGTLGWFHARFEPEFAEDATVKSVMGIVRDITELVEQRELAQHLAFTDMLTGLPNRALFEKRFKEAAAEAKSTDCPFALLMLDLDHFKDVNDSLGHNCGDELLRQVTARLSHCVNECDTIARMGGDEFAILLAESRGSDEAGQVADLILSTLAQPFFIESQELFISGSIGIAFFPHDSANLDELFTYADTAMYSAKHKGRNNFQCYDQELTRHVSAKLSLGASLRYACVNHELQLYYQPKVQLKDGRVVGVEALLRWWHPVLGMLTPDRFISIAEETGLIVEIGEWVLKTACQAAVDFNRNATAPFKVAVNLSCRQFLQNDLAATIEAILKTTGCRGEWLECEITESLMIEDNPQVAKTLEALRSLGITIAIDDFGTGYSALNYLSRFPIDVLKIDRSFINHIDTDPCKVGLVKVFIALGTNLEMQIVAEGVETVSESASLQKLGCGLAQGYLFGKPQPFKALMATLSL; the protein is encoded by the coding sequence ATGAGTGATTCTCCTGCCAAAAAGTCCTTGCGTCCCGAAGAACCCGCCCCTCACACATCCCAGGTGCCCACCGGGTCGTTTGAATGTCCGATTTGTGCGCGTGATTTTGCCGGATCAGGTGTCTCTGAAGGGACCTTCCAAGAAACTGGCGCGCTGCATCTGGCTTTTATGGAGTCTTCCATCGATGGCATCGTCATTATGGATGGTGCATCCGGCGGTGTCGTCGAGGCCAATGCGGCCTTCGCCGAAATGCTCGGCTACAGCATGGAAGAACTTCGTCGCTTGCATGTCTGGGATTGGGATGCCCAGTGGTCCAAGGACGAACTCCGATTGATCATTGCAAATACCGGTTTTTCGAATCAGCGGTTCGAAACCCGGCATCGGCGTAAAGACGGGCAGATTCTGGATGTGGAGATCAGTGCCACCAAAATCCAATGGTTGGACAAGCTCTTTGTTTTTTGTGTCGTCAAAGATATCAGCCAACAAAAGCTCCAACAGCAGAGACTGCAACAGGAACTCACCCTGTGGCAGTTGCTGATGGAACGCAGCAAGGGGGGCATCGCTGTTATTGATGGGGAAACCCTAAAGGTTCTCGATGTCAATCCCGCTTTTGCTGAGATGCTCGGCTATGAACCGGGGGAGATGCTGGGTATGCACCCCTGGGAATGGGACGCATGCCGCAGTCGTGCGCAAATAGAATCGAGAGCATTCTCCTCTCAGGTTTCCTACGAAGAATACTTCTTTGAAACCATCATGAAACGCAAAGACGGCACTCTGCGGAATGTGGAGGTGAACAGTCTGCCCATGATGGTGGGCGATAGAAAACATGTTTTTTGCCTCTGTCGGGACATCACGGAACGCTGCGAGGCCAATAAAGCTTTGCTTGCCAGGGAACAGGACTTTCGCAGCCTGGCCGAGAATGCCCCCGATGCCATCGTGCGCTATGACCGCCAATTGCGTCGTCTGTATATCAATCCGGTTCTTGAGCGTCTGCTCGGTCAGGATAAAGCAACTCTGCTCGGTAAGCCCTTTGAAAACCATGCGCCTGTGGATATGACGGCTTATCAGGATGCTCTTGAAAAGACTTTCCAAACCGGCCTCCAGCAAGTGACCGAGGTTCAGTATCCCCTGCCTGACGGTACGCTCGGCTGGTTTCACGCGCGTTTTGAGCCGGAATTTGCCGAGGATGCAACCGTTAAATCCGTTATGGGCATCGTTCGCGATATCACCGAGCTGGTCGAGCAGCGGGAACTGGCGCAACACCTGGCGTTTACCGATATGCTGACCGGGCTGCCGAATCGGGCCTTGTTTGAAAAGCGTTTTAAAGAGGCTGCCGCCGAAGCGAAAAGTACCGACTGTCCCTTTGCTCTGCTGATGTTGGATCTCGATCATTTCAAAGATGTCAATGACTCCCTGGGCCATAACTGCGGGGATGAGCTGCTGCGTCAGGTGACCGCGCGCCTGTCCCACTGTGTCAACGAATGCGATACCATTGCCCGCATGGGCGGGGATGAGTTCGCCATTCTACTGGCTGAGAGCCGAGGCAGCGATGAGGCCGGCCAGGTCGCGGATCTGATTCTCAGCACACTGGCCCAGCCTTTTTTCATCGAATCTCAGGAACTGTTCATCTCCGGCAGCATCGGCATCGCTTTCTTTCCCCATGATAGTGCCAATCTTGACGAGTTATTCACCTACGCCGATACCGCCATGTACAGCGCCAAGCACAAGGGACGCAACAATTTCCAGTGCTACGACCAGGAACTCACCCGCCATGTCTCCGCGAAGTTGTCCCTTGGCGCTTCGCTGCGCTATGCCTGTGTCAACCATGAACTGCAGCTTTATTATCAGCCCAAGGTTCAACTGAAGGATGGTCGGGTTGTCGGTGTGGAGGCTTTGCTGCGCTGGTGGCATCCCGTGCTGGGCATGTTGACGCCGGATCGCTTCATCTCCATTGCCGAGGAGACCGGCCTGATCGTCGAAATCGGCGAATGGGTATTGAAAACCGCCTGCCAGGCGGCGGTTGATTTCAACCGGAATGCCACCGCCCCGTTCAAGGTGGCGGTCAACCTCTCCTGCCGGCAGTTTCTGCAGAATGATCTGGCCGCTACCATCGAGGCCATTCTGAAAACCACCGGCTGTCGGGGGGAATGGCTGGAGTGCGAGATCACCGAAAGCCTGATGATCGAGGACAACCCCCAGGTAGCGAAGACTCTCGAAGCCCTGCGCTCTCTCGGCATCACCATCGCCATCGATGATTTCGGTACCGGTTATTCGGCCTTGAATTATCTCTCCCGGTTTCCCATCGACGTCCTCAAAATAGACCGCTCGTTTATCAACCATATCGACACCGACCCCTGCAAGGTCGGCCTGGTCAAGGTCTTCATCGCCCTGGGAACCAACCTCGAAATGCAGATTGTGGCGGAAGGTGTGGAGACCGTATCCGAGTCGGCCTCTCTGCAAAAACTGGGTTGTGGCCTCGCCCAGGGCTATCTTTTCGGCAAGCCCCAGCCTTTTAAAGCCCTGATGGCAACGCTGTCGCTTTGA
- a CDS encoding transposase has translation MARFKPYDYKQTVMLPVDFEQQILPGTFEYSLHYLVDNELDLSIFNSKFNNDEAGRPAYDPAILLKIVLLAYSRGVTSSRKIEALCRENVIFMALSADSRPHFTTIADFISGSAKQIADLFHQVLMVCDALGLIGHEMFAVDGCKMPSNASKEWSGTHDDLKKKAKKIDRAVRFLLNKHREEDKKGPPDPTMRQREEKQKETLTKASRKIKKFLTENKKRQGRRGKEVKSNITDNDSAKMKTSHGVLQGYTGVAAVDAEHQVVVHAEAFGTGQEHGLLEPMLEGIRKAFNGNYHNCGDEILSEAKILADSGFHSGQTLEHLEAEGIDGYIADPGFRSRDPRFKTASRHKPQDSGASKSHPKKRFSVSDFQVDLANKTCACPAGNPLWLKCAKAKIGERLFMQFMGYQADCDRCAKRSQCLRDIRQKGARQVNVLLETLSSPKIGIIERMKQKIDSVFGRHIYGQRLGIVEPVFGNLRETLGLRRFSLRGRTKVDGQWKLMTMLHNIGKIHRYGWTL, from the coding sequence ATGGCTCGTTTCAAACCCTACGACTACAAGCAAACCGTTATGTTGCCGGTGGATTTCGAACAGCAGATCCTGCCCGGCACCTTCGAGTATTCCCTGCACTACCTGGTCGACAACGAACTCGACCTGAGTATTTTCAACAGTAAATTCAACAACGACGAAGCCGGCCGTCCCGCCTACGATCCGGCCATTCTGCTGAAGATTGTGCTGCTGGCCTATTCGCGCGGGGTTACTAGCAGTCGCAAGATCGAAGCACTGTGCCGTGAAAACGTGATCTTTATGGCCCTGTCCGCCGACAGCCGTCCGCATTTCACCACCATTGCCGACTTCATCTCCGGGTCTGCCAAACAGATTGCCGATCTGTTTCATCAGGTGCTGATGGTTTGCGATGCCCTGGGGCTGATTGGTCATGAGATGTTCGCCGTCGACGGTTGCAAGATGCCATCGAACGCCTCCAAGGAGTGGAGCGGCACCCACGACGATTTGAAAAAGAAAGCCAAGAAGATCGACCGGGCCGTACGCTTTCTGCTCAACAAGCACCGCGAAGAAGATAAAAAGGGGCCGCCCGATCCGACCATGCGGCAGCGGGAGGAAAAGCAGAAAGAGACTCTGACCAAGGCCAGTCGTAAGATCAAGAAGTTCCTGACCGAAAACAAAAAACGCCAGGGTCGTCGCGGCAAGGAAGTGAAAAGCAACATCACCGACAACGACAGCGCCAAGATGAAGACCAGCCACGGCGTGCTTCAGGGCTACACTGGCGTCGCCGCGGTCGATGCCGAGCATCAGGTGGTGGTGCATGCCGAAGCCTTCGGTACGGGACAGGAGCATGGGTTGCTCGAACCGATGCTTGAGGGCATCCGCAAGGCCTTCAACGGTAACTATCATAACTGTGGTGACGAGATTCTTAGCGAGGCCAAAATCCTGGCCGATAGTGGTTTTCATAGCGGACAGACTCTGGAGCATCTGGAAGCAGAAGGCATAGACGGCTATATCGCCGATCCTGGTTTTCGCTCCCGCGATCCCCGTTTCAAGACCGCGTCACGTCACAAGCCCCAAGACTCCGGTGCGTCAAAGAGCCACCCAAAAAAACGCTTCAGCGTCAGCGACTTTCAGGTCGATCTTGCCAACAAGACCTGCGCCTGTCCGGCCGGTAACCCTCTGTGGCTCAAGTGCGCCAAAGCCAAGATCGGCGAGCGTTTATTCATGCAATTCATGGGCTATCAGGCTGATTGTGATCGCTGTGCAAAGCGGAGCCAATGCTTGCGAGACATCCGCCAAAAAGGAGCCCGCCAGGTCAACGTGCTGCTGGAGACGCTATCGAGTCCCAAGATCGGCATCATCGAGCGGATGAAACAGAAGATCGATTCCGTGTTCGGTCGCCACATTTACGGGCAACGCCTGGGCATCGTCGAACCTGTCTTTGGCAATCTGCGCGAAACGCTTGGGCTGCGACGGTTTTCCCTGCGTGGTCGCACCAAAGTCGATGGGCAATGGAAATTGATGACAATGCTCCACAATATCGGCAAGATTCATCGGTATGGATGGACTTTGTAG
- a CDS encoding ABC transporter ATP-binding protein, translating into MKLTVANVDFSYNSHPVLSDVSFSLDRGQVMCVLGVNGAGKSTLLKCLNRILTPHRGSVLVDGDDLLRMSQNNVARRVGYVPQRHPETRLSVFEAVLMGRKPHIRWSLGAEDYALVEDIITQMGISDLAMRSVSDLSGGELQKVIIARALAQSPAVLLLDEPTSNLDLKNQLEVMELICRIVETQNLSAVVAIHDLNIALRFADRFVFLKEQSVHAVSTREDLDSEMIWQVYGVRVALREFAGHTVVVPM; encoded by the coding sequence ATGAAGCTGACGGTGGCCAATGTCGATTTTTCCTATAACAGCCATCCGGTGTTGTCGGATGTGAGTTTTTCCCTGGACCGGGGACAGGTCATGTGTGTTCTGGGCGTTAACGGTGCGGGAAAGTCCACGTTGCTCAAGTGCCTGAATCGTATCCTTACACCCCATCGGGGATCGGTGCTTGTGGATGGAGACGACCTGTTGCGCATGAGCCAGAACAATGTGGCTCGACGCGTGGGATATGTCCCGCAGCGTCACCCGGAAACGCGGCTGTCGGTTTTCGAGGCGGTGCTCATGGGGCGCAAACCGCACATTCGCTGGTCGCTTGGCGCAGAGGATTACGCCTTGGTGGAAGACATCATTACGCAGATGGGGATCTCGGATCTGGCCATGCGGTCGGTCAGCGATCTGAGCGGCGGCGAACTCCAGAAGGTGATCATCGCCCGGGCGCTCGCCCAGTCGCCTGCCGTTCTACTGCTGGACGAACCGACCAGCAATCTCGATTTGAAAAACCAGCTCGAAGTGATGGAGCTGATTTGCCGCATTGTTGAAACCCAAAACTTGTCGGCGGTGGTTGCCATCCACGATTTGAATATCGCCTTGCGCTTTGCGGACAGATTCGTTTTCCTGAAAGAACAGAGCGTCCATGCGGTATCGACCAGGGAGGATCTCGATTCGGAGATGATTTGGCAGGTTTATGGTGTCAGGGTGGCTCTTCGGGAATTCGCCGGTCATACCGTGGTTGTGCCGATGTAA
- a CDS encoding DUF1847 domain-containing protein yields MTDKDPRCASCPYEASDRICRDKNGKAPVFCPTLNMPDLAQESLKQYNDDPAVSNFAKQASIQEADGYINRELGHAAVRGSKTRMEEIMEFAAKMGYKRLGLAFCMGLRKEAQVVEKLLSSRGFEVVSAICKVGGISKECIGLSKEQQVDPKGTEVMCNPIMQAMILNEGKTDFNVLLGLCVGHDSLFLKYAEAPCTVLAVKDRVLGHNPLAAIYNVDSYYRSLK; encoded by the coding sequence ATGACTGATAAAGATCCCCGTTGCGCCAGCTGCCCCTATGAAGCCTCCGACCGGATCTGCCGGGATAAAAACGGCAAGGCTCCGGTATTCTGCCCGACTTTGAATATGCCCGATCTGGCGCAGGAGAGCCTGAAGCAATACAACGATGACCCGGCTGTCAGCAACTTCGCCAAACAAGCCTCCATCCAGGAAGCGGACGGATACATCAATCGCGAGCTTGGTCATGCAGCTGTTCGGGGTTCAAAAACCCGCATGGAAGAGATCATGGAGTTTGCCGCCAAGATGGGCTACAAGCGCCTCGGTCTGGCCTTTTGCATGGGGTTGAGAAAAGAGGCCCAGGTGGTGGAGAAACTCTTATCCTCCCGAGGTTTCGAGGTGGTTTCGGCCATCTGCAAGGTCGGCGGGATCTCCAAAGAGTGCATCGGTCTGAGCAAAGAACAGCAGGTCGATCCCAAGGGAACCGAGGTCATGTGCAATCCCATTATGCAGGCCATGATTTTGAACGAGGGCAAAACCGATTTCAACGTGTTGCTGGGTCTGTGTGTGGGGCATGATTCCCTGTTCCTGAAGTATGCCGAAGCCCCCTGCACCGTGCTGGCCGTCAAAGACCGGGTGCTCGGCCACAATCCCCTTGCGGCCATCTACAATGTGGATAGCTATTACCGATCTCTGAAGTAA
- a CDS encoding iron ABC transporter substrate-binding protein translates to MKRTYMMMLGILAGFLVLSSHCMAARTLRVTDMAGRQVTVPFDPERIVCIGPGALRLMVYLQAASKIAGVEDMEKMNPGGRPYWIAHPELSMLPRCGPGGPAGINKKPDLEALLAVRPQVIFATYMDASLADEVQRTLNIPLIVLNYGALATFDEAVYDAMRIAGKILNREKRAEEVVSYIESLREDLRMRTRDIPEDTKPTVYIGGIGYRGAHGIESTEQRYIPFDWVGADNVAKKVTARIGSHVAMDKEILLKLNPEVVFIDGGGLSRVREDYRKKPEFYHALKAFSTRRVYTLHPFNWYTTNIGTALADAYAIGKILYEKPFKDIDSQHKADEIYTFLVGKPVYASMQKDYGPIGQTAPFLKTSPL, encoded by the coding sequence ATGAAGAGAACATATATGATGATGTTAGGTATCCTTGCCGGTTTTCTGGTTCTGTCTTCCCACTGCATGGCCGCTCGGACGCTAAGGGTTACCGATATGGCCGGGCGGCAGGTGACCGTCCCTTTTGATCCAGAGAGGATTGTTTGTATCGGACCCGGCGCCTTGCGATTGATGGTGTATCTGCAGGCTGCATCGAAAATTGCCGGCGTGGAAGATATGGAAAAGATGAACCCCGGCGGCAGGCCATACTGGATTGCCCACCCGGAACTTTCCATGCTGCCGCGTTGCGGCCCGGGCGGTCCTGCCGGCATTAACAAGAAACCGGACCTTGAAGCCCTGCTCGCCGTAAGGCCTCAGGTGATATTCGCCACCTACATGGATGCGTCCCTGGCGGATGAGGTGCAGCGAACCCTGAACATCCCACTGATCGTGTTGAATTATGGCGCCTTGGCGACCTTCGATGAAGCGGTTTACGATGCCATGCGCATTGCGGGGAAGATCCTGAACCGCGAAAAGCGCGCCGAAGAAGTTGTCTCCTATATCGAATCCCTGCGCGAGGATCTGCGCATGCGCACCAGGGATATTCCCGAGGATACAAAACCGACCGTCTATATCGGTGGTATCGGTTATCGCGGCGCCCATGGCATCGAAAGCACGGAACAACGCTATATTCCGTTTGACTGGGTGGGGGCGGATAACGTTGCAAAGAAGGTAACAGCCCGCATCGGCAGCCATGTGGCCATGGACAAGGAGATACTGTTGAAGCTGAATCCGGAGGTTGTCTTTATCGACGGCGGCGGATTGAGTCGTGTGCGGGAGGATTATCGCAAAAAGCCGGAATTTTACCATGCCTTGAAAGCATTTTCGACCCGCCGGGTATATACGCTGCATCCGTTCAACTGGTACACGACCAACATCGGTACGGCCCTGGCCGACGCCTATGCGATCGGGAAAATCCTATACGAAAAACCATTTAAGGATATCGATTCTCAGCACAAGGCGGATGAAATTTACACCTTTCTGGTTGGGAAACCCGTATATGCAAGCATGCAAAAGGATTACGGACCCATCGGCCAAACAGCGCCCTTTTTGAAAACATCTCCCCTATGA
- a CDS encoding DUF1847 domain-containing protein — protein sequence MTDKDPRCASCPYESSDRICRNKDGKAPAFCPTLNMPDLAQESLKQYNDDPAISNFAKQASIQEADGYINRELGHAAVRGSKTRIEEIMEFAAKMGYKRLGLAFCMGLRKEAQVVEKLLSSRGFEVVSAICKVGGISKECIGLSKEQQVDPKGAEIMCNPIMQAMILNEGKTDFNVLLGLCVGHDSLFLKYAEAPCTVLAVKDRVLGHNPLAAIYNVDSYYRSLK from the coding sequence ATGACTGATAAAGATCCCCGTTGCGCCAGCTGCCCCTATGAATCTTCCGACCGGATCTGTCGGAACAAAGATGGCAAGGCTCCGGCATTCTGCCCGACTTTGAATATGCCCGATCTGGCGCAGGAGAGCCTGAAGCAATACAACGATGACCCGGCTATCAGCAACTTCGCCAAACAAGCCTCCATCCAGGAAGCGGACGGATACATCAATCGCGAGCTTGGTCATGCAGCCGTCCGGGGTTCAAAAACCCGTATCGAAGAGATCATGGAGTTTGCCGCCAAGATGGGCTACAAACGCCTCGGCCTGGCCTTTTGCATGGGGTTGAGAAAAGAGGCCCAGGTGGTGGAGAAGCTCCTATCCTCCCGAGGTTTCGAGGTGGTTTCGGCCATCTGCAAGGTCGGCGGGATCTCCAAAGAGTGCATCGGTCTGAGCAAAGAACAACAGGTCGATCCCAAGGGTGCCGAGATCATGTGCAATCCCATTATGCAAGCCATGATTTTGAACGAGGGCAAAACCGATTTCAACGTGTTGTTGGGGCTGTGCGTGGGACATGATTCCCTGTTCTTGAAATACGCCGAAGCCCCCTGCACCGTGCTGGCCGTCAAAGACCGTGTGCTCGGCCACAATCCCCTTGCGGCCATCTACAATGTGGATAGCTATTACCGATCTCTGAAGTAA
- a CDS encoding SAM-dependent methyltransferase: MDIPRIFNITESAHRIHNPFTADKFATLGAALRLESGARVLDLGSGSGEMLCTWARDYGVIGTGVDMSQLFSEQARLRAEELGVAEQVKFIHDDAAGYVSDEKVDVAACVGATWIAGGVAGTIELLAQSLRTGGIILIGEPYWRQLPPTEEVAKGCLANSISDFLLLPEFIVSFGRLGYDVVEMVLANQDGWDRYEAAKWLTMRRWLEANPDDELARDVRAQLTTEPERYATYTREYLGWGVFALMPR, translated from the coding sequence ATGGACATTCCACGGATATTCAATATTACCGAGAGCGCTCACCGCATCCACAACCCGTTCACAGCCGATAAGTTCGCCACTCTTGGTGCGGCGCTGCGTCTGGAATCGGGGGCCCGAGTGCTTGATCTCGGAAGCGGCTCCGGTGAGATGCTGTGTACTTGGGCACGCGATTATGGCGTCATTGGTACCGGTGTCGATATGAGCCAATTGTTCAGTGAGCAGGCCAGACTCCGAGCCGAAGAACTTGGCGTGGCCGAACAAGTCAAGTTCATCCATGACGATGCAGCAGGCTATGTCTCTGACGAGAAAGTCGATGTGGCGGCCTGTGTGGGCGCCACTTGGATCGCCGGGGGAGTTGCCGGCACGATTGAGCTTCTGGCACAGAGCCTGCGCACTGGCGGAATCATTCTCATCGGTGAGCCCTACTGGCGGCAGTTGCCGCCAACGGAAGAGGTTGCCAAGGGGTGTCTTGCCAACTCCATCTCTGACTTTCTCCTGCTTCCTGAATTTATCGTGTCTTTCGGTCGTCTTGGCTACGATGTCGTTGAAATGGTTCTGGCTAATCAGGATGGCTGGGATAGATACGAGGCGGCTAAATGGCTCACGATGCGTCGATGGCTTGAAGCCAATCCCGACGATGAGCTTGCGAGAGATGTCCGAGCCCAACTGACTACGGAACCGGAACGCTATGCCACTTATACGCGCGAGTATTTGGGCTGGGGCGTGTTCGCGCTGATGCCGCGGTGA
- a CDS encoding putative bifunctional diguanylate cyclase/phosphodiesterase: MSLVFARLSHCVSECDTIARMGGDEFAILLAESQGSDEAGQVAALILSTLAQPFFIESQELFISGSIGIAFFPHDSANLDELFTYADTAMYSAKHKGRNNFQCYDHELTLHVTERLSLGAALRYACANHELQLYYQPKVQLKDGRVVGVEALLRWWHPVLGMLTPDRFISIAEETGLIVEIGEWVLKTACQAAVDFNRDVAASFKVAVNLSCRQFLQNDLAATIEAILKTTGCRGEWLECEITESLMIEDNPQVANTLEALRALGITIAIDDFGTGYSALNYLSRFPIDVLKIDRLFINHIDTDPCKVGLVKVFIALGTNLEMQIVAEGVETVSESASLQKLGCGLAQGYLFGKPQPFDVLMTTLSL; encoded by the coding sequence GTGTCCCTAGTTTTCGCGCGCCTGTCCCACTGTGTCAGCGAATGCGATACCATTGCGCGCATGGGTGGGGATGAATTCGCCATTCTACTGGCTGAGAGCCAAGGCAGTGATGAGGCCGGCCAGGTCGCGGCTCTGATTCTCAGCACACTGGCCCAGCCTTTTTTCATCGAATCTCAGGAACTGTTCATCTCCGGCAGCATCGGCATCGCCTTCTTCCCCCATGACAGCGCCAATCTCGACGAGTTGTTCACCTACGCCGATACCGCCATGTACAGCGCCAAGCACAAGGGGCGCAACAATTTCCAGTGCTACGATCACGAACTCACCCTCCATGTCACCGAGCGGTTGTCCCTTGGCGCCGCACTGCGTTATGCCTGTGCCAACCATGAACTGCAGCTTTACTACCAGCCCAAGGTTCAACTGAAGGATGGGCGGGTTGTCGGCGTGGAGGCTTTGCTGCGTTGGTGGCATCCCGTGCTGGGCATGTTGACGCCGGATCGCTTCATCTCCATTGCCGAGGAGACCGGCCTGATTGTCGAAATCGGCGAATGGGTATTGAAAACCGCCTGCCAGGCGGCGGTTGATTTCAACCGGGATGTTGCGGCCTCGTTCAAGGTTGCGGTCAACCTCTCCTGCCGGCAGTTTCTGCAGAATGATCTGGCGGCTACCATCGAGGCCATTTTGAAAACCACCGGCTGTCGGGGGGAATGGCTGGAGTGCGAGATCACCGAAAGCCTGATGATCGAGGACAACCCCCAGGTAGCGAACACTCTCGAAGCCCTGCGCGCTCTCGGCATCACCATCGCCATCGATGATTTCGGTACCGGGTATTCGGCCTTGAATTATCTCTCCCGATTTCCCATCGACGTCCTTAAAATAGACCGCTTGTTTATCAACCATATCGACACCGACCCCTGCAAGGTCGGCCTGGTCAAGGTCTTCATCGCCCTGGGAACCAACCTCGAAATGCAGATTGTGGCGGAAGGCGTGGAGACCGTATCCGAGTCGGCCTCTCTGCAAAAACTGGGTTGTGGCCTTGCCCAGGGCTATCTTTTCGGCAAGCCCCAGCCTTTCGACGTCTTGATGACAACCCTGTCGCTTTGA
- a CDS encoding VOC family protein, which translates to MKIPRITMVSLGVNNLIQATEFYKQVLNTSPNTSSDAITFIELPGVWLALYPLDKLAADISPDVPTTRNAFSGITLAHNAQSKDEVVAIMERAKAAGAQIVKEAQDTFWGGFSGYFSDLDGYYWEVAWGPMFEFDDNGNMKLSESV; encoded by the coding sequence ATGAAAATACCTAGAATCACAATGGTCTCTCTTGGCGTAAATAACCTAATTCAGGCAACTGAATTCTACAAACAAGTATTGAATACCTCCCCTAATACTTCATCGGATGCCATAACTTTTATCGAACTTCCTGGTGTGTGGTTGGCACTTTACCCACTGGACAAACTCGCTGCAGACATTTCTCCCGATGTCCCTACTACACGCAATGCGTTCAGCGGAATTACGTTAGCCCACAATGCTCAAAGCAAAGACGAAGTCGTTGCCATAATGGAACGCGCTAAAGCAGCTGGCGCCCAGATAGTAAAAGAAGCACAAGATACATTCTGGGGTGGTTTCAGTGGCTACTTCTCTGATCTTGATGGTTACTATTGGGAAGTTGCTTGGGGGCCGATGTTTGAATTTGACGACAATGGAAATATGAAGCTGTCAGAAAGCGTATAA
- a CDS encoding REP-associated tyrosine transposase: MPRIARIVAPGYPHHVTQRGNNRSTTFFDDEDRLRYLNQLKKYSTRHSLHIWAYCLMDNHVHLLVVPEKEDSLSRGIGLTNQVYTQYLNRKLKQSGRVWQNRFFSCIVEDDAYLWRVARYIEKNPLKAGMTNRAENYRWSSAKAHIKGSDEDLLAEYCWLPLEDRARYAEFMLQEDDQADNMLRKATCTGRPYGSEAFISKMELRLNKTLKAQKPGRPRKKTGECP; this comes from the coding sequence ATGCCTCGAATAGCTCGCATAGTCGCCCCTGGATACCCGCACCATGTAACCCAACGTGGCAATAATCGCTCGACGACCTTTTTCGATGATGAAGATCGCCTGAGATATCTGAACCAACTCAAAAAATACTCTACACGACACTCTCTACATATATGGGCCTACTGCCTGATGGACAACCATGTCCATTTGCTGGTGGTTCCTGAAAAAGAAGATTCACTGTCTCGTGGGATCGGACTGACAAATCAGGTCTATACCCAGTACTTGAATCGGAAATTGAAACAAAGCGGTCGCGTATGGCAGAACCGCTTTTTTTCGTGCATCGTTGAAGACGATGCGTATCTTTGGAGGGTGGCGCGGTATATTGAAAAAAATCCGTTAAAAGCCGGGATGACCAATCGGGCAGAAAACTATCGTTGGTCCAGTGCCAAGGCCCATATAAAAGGCTCGGATGAAGATCTGCTGGCAGAGTATTGTTGGCTGCCTCTTGAAGACCGGGCGCGTTATGCTGAATTTATGTTGCAAGAGGATGATCAGGCGGACAACATGTTGCGTAAAGCTACATGTACAGGACGGCCTTACGGATCAGAAGCCTTTATCTCCAAAATGGAATTAAGACTGAATAAAACCTTGAAGGCGCAAAAACCCGGAAGGCCAAGAAAGAAAACAGGGGAGTGTCCCTAG